The Deltaproteobacteria bacterium genomic interval CACAGAAGAATGTTGTTCGCGGGGAAGCCTGCGAGAAATTGTCGGGTGTTCTCCTCCACCACCTTTTTCTGTTCCTCGATGCCGAGCAGATCCTCGAGGTGGAGGTTCTCGACGTTTCCGATCGGTTCGAGATACCCCGAGAAGGAGCGCTTCCGCCAGTTCGCTGCGACGCACACCGCCCAGTCGATCCGAGGCACGGGGCGCGGCAGCAGCGTTTCGAGGGAGGAAAGCACCCGCTTCAGTTGGGCGGTCAGTTCCGGTTCCATGTCATCTCCTTATATAGCCCTTCGGCGACTCCGCCGGACCCTCCCGTTGCGTGCGCCTTCCGTGCTGTCTTCCCGATACGCTACCGTATTCATGAAATGACGCACTAAGGCTCCGCGAAGAGCGGCGACTTCCGGACGAGTTCCTCCGCGAGCGCGGACAGTTCCTCTCGAAGATTCGGGTCGAGCGCCTGCAACCACCTTCGCGGGATCGCGTCGACCCCGTACCGGGCGCCTGCGATCGCGCCGGCGATGGATCCCGTCGTGTCGGCGTCCCCCCCCCGGTTCACCGTTTTCACGACGCAATCCTCGAAGTTGTCCGTGGAGAAGAAGGCGTCGAACACCGTCCGAAGCGTGTCCACCACGTAGCCGGACGATTTGCCATCATACCCCTCGATGCGGAACTCCGGGTGCCGCGCGGCCAATTCTTCCGCCTCCGCCCGCAGGTCCCGCGGGGGCGCGCCGAGAAGTCCCCGCTGGATCATCGTTCCCACCGACACGCACGCCGCGTCGGACAGCGGGTGGTGGTGGGTGATATGCGCCTGCTCGACCGCGAGGCGGGAGAGGAGTTTCTCGTCCCCGAGCGTGTAGAGCGCGACGGGTGCGACCCGCATCGCCGCGCCGTTTCCCGCCCCCTTCTCGTCGGGGGGCGCTTCAAGGCGTCCTTTTTCCATGTACTCCTCGATCCCGCGGCGGCAGGTGGCCCCCACGTCGGCGGGGTTCCCCGACAGCCAATGGGCAAACCGGTCCGCGATCGGCCCGAGATCCCATCGTCCCGATCCGACGATTCCCCTGGCGACGCAAAGCGTCATTTCCGTGTCGTCGGTGACCTGTCCCGGCGACAACGTTAACCAGCCCCCGCCGACGATCTCCCGGAGGACGCCGTACCGGTTGCGGATCTGGGCCGGCGTCATGAATTCGGTCGTGGCCCCCAGCGCGTCTCCCACGGCGACGCCGAACAGCGTCGCCCGCGCACGGTCGACGATCCCGGCCGCGCCGGGCGGAGATTTCCTCCCCGCGCTCAATAGAGTCGCACCGTCACTTCGTACTCCCCCCCGATCACCAGCGATTCTTCCTCCCCGCGCGGGAGGATGCCGGGGAGCAGGTCGGATCGGAAGAAGATCTTCGACGCGGGTACCGCCGCCTCGAGGACCCGGCTGCCGAACTGCCATGCGTGCTCCAGCCGGGAGGTGAACGAGTTGAGGTTGTTCATGCGCACGAGCAGGCGGTTTCTCCCCCGATCCTCGAGGACGTGCTGTTCCGCGAGGTCGCGGACGCCCCGATAGAGCGTGAACACGGAGATCCCGGGGTGGCGCCGCCGTAGCTCATGCTGGACGAACTCGTAGAGAAGGTCGAACTGGGACTCGACGGCGTTGCTCCGGGCGCTCTCCCGCATCCGCTCGACGAGGTAAAGAACGTAGGCGGGCGCGTGGAGGTCCGTGATCGGTCCGGCGTGAAAGGTGGGGGGAAGACCGAAGCGGCTTTCCACCCATCCCTTCAGCACGGCCCCTTCCGCGGAGCTGGCGTCCTGCATCCAGCCCCGCAGGAACCGAAGATAACTGTTCCGCAGGGACCGGCGCCCGAGGGGGGAGGACTCCTTCCGCCATTTCCCAACCTGGAAGACGAGCGCCATGTACTCCCGGAAAGCCCGCGCCCGTGCCTTGGGATCCTCGAGGCGGTCGAGTCGCGCGAACAGGGAGCGGTGCGAGCGGCGGACGCCCTGGATCTCGATCGGCACGGGATGCTACTTCACCGCTCCCATCGTGAAGCCGGCGACGAACCGGTCCAGGAAGAAGGTGTAGACCACCGCGACCGGGAGACTGGCGATCAGCGCCCCGGCCATGAGCGACCCCCACTGGAAGACGTCGCCGCGCACGAGCTCCGTCGGCACCCCGATCGACACCGTCTTCTTCACCGACACCGAGATGAAGGTCAGGGCGTAGATGAACTCGTGCATCGAGAGGGTGAAGGCGAACACCACGACCGTCAGGATCCCCGAGATCGAAAGCGGCAGAATGACCTTCGACATCGCCCCGAACCGGCTTAAGCCGTCGATCATCGCCTGCTCCTCGATGTCCTTCGGGATCGTCTTGAAGAACCCCATGAGGAGCCAGGTGCAGAAGGGGATCGTGAAGGTCGGGTAGACGAGGATCAGGGACCAGAGCGACTCCTGGAGCCCCAGGAAGGAGGTGAAGCGCGCCAGGGGGATGAACAGGATCGTGGGCGGCACGAGATAGGTGAGGAAGATCCCGATTCCCAGCATCTCGCCCCATCCACGCGCCCACCGGGCCAGGGAGTACGCCGCGGGGACGGCGACCACGAGGGTGATGACCACGACGGCGAGACCGACCCAGAGCGTGTTCTGCAGGTACTGGAGAAAGTGGGTGTCGAAGATCAGCAGCTTCAGGTGGTCCAGCGTGGGGGCCTCGTTGAAAAGGAAGGGGTTGTTCAACGGGCTGAAGAGGTCGTGGTCCGTCTTGAACGTGGCGATCACCATCCAGTAGAACGGGAACGCCCCGAAGAAGGCGAAGGATGCCAGCAGCGCGTAGAGCCCTCCGCGGCCCGCGAGTTTCCGCACGTTCGCCATCAGACCACCTCCGTCCGTCGTGCCATCCGGAGAATGAGGATCGCGACCGCCGCGAGCACGGGGAACATGAACAGGGAGATGGCCGCCCCCTGGGCGAGGTCCCCGCCCTCGATCCCCTTGAAGAACGTCCAGGAAGAGAGCACCTGGGTGGTGTGCACCGGCCCGCCGCGGGTCAGGACGTAGACGACGACCAGATCGGTGAAGGTGAAGACGACGCCGAAGAGGAAGGCGATGCTCATGATGGGAAGGGTGAGCGGGATCGTGATCATCAGGGTCCGGCGCCACGGGGAAGCCCCGTCCACCTCGGCGGCCTCCAGGAGGTCCTTGGGGATGGAGCTCAACCCCGCCAGCTGGATGACCGTCGCCAGGGGGAGGATGCGCCACACGTCCACGAGGATGATCGAGGACATCGCCAGCCCGGGGATCCCCAGGTAGTAGAGGTTCGTCCCCGCTCCCAGGAGGGCGCCCGGGACGCCGAGCAGTCCGACGTAGCGCAGGACCCAGTCGATGGGGCTGAAGATCGAGTCGAGCATCCAGAGCCAGCCGATCGTCCCGAGGGAGATCGGCGCGGTCCACGGGAGCATGATGAGGAACCGGACGAGCCACTTCCCACGGAACTTCTTGAGCAGGGCGGTGGCGAGCATCCGGGACAGAAGGACGACGATGCACTGGGAGAGGAGCGTGAAGACGACGGTGTTCCACAGGGAAAGCCGGAAGACGGGATCCTTCAGTGCCGCGCCGAAGTTCCGCAGGCCGACGAGCTTGATCGAGGGGTCCCCGGTGGTGGCGTCGCTCAGGCTGTACAGGACCGCGAGGACGAAGGGGACGCCGATCATCGCCACGATGTACAGGATCGCGGGGGCGATCATCAGCTTCGCGAGGGCGCCTTCACGGTCCAGGATCCCCGCGCGTGCGCCGTCGACCGCCGGGTTCGAAACCGACTGCCCGCTCAAGACGGCCCCCCTTCCTTGAAGAGCCCGCTCTTCTTGTCGAAGCGGCGCAGATCCCGCAATGCCACCGCGAAGGGGTACGTCTTTCCCGCCTCCATCGGCAGGATGAGGGACCCCGGAAGGCGGGAGACGACGTGGCGGGCGTGCGACTTCTCCCCGACCGTGCCGTACACGAGCCGCTCGGCCCCCAGATACTCGAGGTACGTCACCTCGAAGGGGTAGGTGACGACCCCTTCCGACCCCTCGACGGCGTCGGCGGGCATGAACGTCTCCGGGCGGAAGCCCAGGAGGGTGTCACCCTGCTCGAGGAGGTTCATCGGAGGGGACCCGACGAAGGTCGCCACGAAGGTATCCGCGGGCCACAGGTAGATCTCCATCGGCGTGCCGATCTGCCGGATCTTCCCCTGGTTCATCACCACGATCCGGTCCCCCAGCCCCATCGCCTCCACCTGGTCGTGGGTGACGTAGATGGTGGTGACCCCCACCCGCCGCTGGAACTGCCGAAGCTCCTCCCGTGCCGAGGTGCGCAGGAGGGCGTCCAGGTTGGACAGCGGCTCGTCCAACAGGAAGACGCTGGGCTCCCGCACCATCGCGCGGGCCAGGGCCACGCGCTGCCGCTCCCCGCCGGAGAGCTCGCGCGGCTTCCGGTCGAGCAGGCGCCCGATCTTGAACATTCCCGCCGCCCACTCGACTTTTTTCCTGGCGGCCTCCTTTCCCACTCCCCTGGCGCGCAGCGGAAAGGCGATGTTCTTGTACACCGTCATGTGGGGATAGAGGGCGTAGCTCTGGAAGACCATCGCGATGTCCCGCATCCGGGGCGGCAGGTGGGTGACTACCCGTCCGTCGATGACCAGGTCCCCCTCGGTCGGTTCCTCGATCCCTGCGATCATCCGCAGGAGGGTGGTCTTCCCGCACCCCGAGGGGCCCAGGAGGACCAGGAACTCCCCCTCGTTCGTCGCGAGGTCGACGTGGTCGACCGCCCGCACGTTCCCGAACAGTTTCGATATGCCACGGATTTCCACGCACCCCATGGTCGCCGTTGCCTTCCGTGTTTTGTTGGAATATGCCCGGGAGGGCGGCGGGATCCCGCCGCCCTCCCGGGCCGAAGCGAACTACGCTTTTCCGCCGATCAGTCCCTTCTTGCGCCACTTGGCGAAGATGGTCTTGGTCAGGAGCGTGGCCTGCTCGACCGCCATCTCGGCCTTCATACCGCGGGCGGCGTTGGCCATCATGTTCGGCAGGACGAAGGTCGCGAAGACCTCGCCCTCGGCCGGATTCGCCGGGCCGGGGTGCCCGAGGTTGGTGCTCCACTTCTCGGCGTCCTTGAGGACGGCGAGCTTTCCCTTATCCTCCCCGGGGAGCGCGAACGGGTCGTCCGAGAACCAGACGTTGTGAAGGTCGCGAAGGTTCTTCGCCCCCTTCACGGCCGGGTAGCCCCGGTCCCCCGAAGGGATGGGGGCGTCGAAGAAGGCGGGGGAGTTGTAGAGCTCGCTCGCGTACATCGCCTGGTCGTAGTTCCCGACCAGGTCGAGGAGGAACTTCTTCGCGCTGTCGACGTTCTTCGAGTACTTGGGGACCACGTAGCAGTAGATCACGTGCTCGGAGTTGAACCGCGTCCCGCGGGGCCCCTTGAGGGCGGGGGTGAAGTAGATGTCCTTGGCGATCTCGGGGACTTGTTGCTGCGCGGAGCGGTACGCCGAGATGGAGTTGAGGATGTAGGACGCCCGGCCGGCGATGAGCGCCTGGTTGTTGGAGACGGCGGTCCAGGCGAACACCTCGGGGGTCATCGCCTCCTTGAACAGCCGGGCCATGTAGCTGGCCGCCTCCACTGTCTTCGGGTTGTTCAGGACCACGTTTTCCTTCGCGTCCTGGATGCTCGTGTCGTAGGACCACAGCAGCCCCCGGGCCGCCATGTTCGAGTCGAGCTCCTGGGACAGGCCGATGCCGAGCTGGATCCCCTGGTCCTTCTTGATCTTCCCGCCGTACGTGATCAGGTCCTCCCACGACTCCGGCCCGCTCCCTTTCCCGGCCTTCTCCCAGAGGCTCTTCCGGTAGCAGCCGGGGTCGATCGTCCAGCCGGGGCAGAAGGAGTAGAACTTCTTCGAGTTCGGGTTGTAGGAGCTTCTGCGGGCAAGAGGATGCTGTTTCCCGAACCGCTTCTCGGCCTCCTTGACGACGTCGCCGAGGTTGAGGACGCTCGGCTCGAACTGCGACGGGGGCGCGATCCACTCGATCAGGTCGTGTCCCTGGCCGGCGGAAATCTCGGCGGCCGTTCGGGAGGGGATCTCGGCGAGGTTGATGTGGTCCACCGTGACCTTGACGCCGTTGGCCGCGCCCCATTTCTGGACGTAGCCGTCGTACCACTCCTTGTCGAACCTGGGAACGAAGTGCGACCAGACGAGGATCTTCAGCTCCTTCGAGGCGCCATGGGCCTGCCTCGGGACGAAGATCGTCGGAGCGACCCCCATCGCGACCGCGCCGATCCCCGCCGCCTTGATGAAATCGCGCCGGGTCAGTAGACTCCGTTTTGCCATTTTGCGCTCCCCCTTCCCCGGCGCGCGGTGCCCACGTCGCCGGATCGTCCGGTTGGATCCCTGAAAACACCCTCCGTGCGCTGTTTCCCCGATCGAACGCCAGAGTTATCGTTGGGATGCGTGCGGCAAGAAGCATTTAATCACCGGAACGACGGATGGTCAAGAACCCCAAGGTATTTTAAAACCGGTTTATACTTGAGAGACCCCAGGCGTTCAACGCGGGGGATGAAAGGAGAGACCGATGGGAACGATCGTGCACACGTCGCGGATCTCGATCGTGCGGGAGAAGGGGCCCACCCGGATCGCGCGGATCGAGGGATTTCCTGAGCCTGTGTATTACGGGGTTCATGGGGGGATCAAGCATTTCTACAAGGTCGAGCCCGAGAAGGAGCACGCCGCCACCCTCGATCACATCGTGGGAGCGACCTCGGCCTGAATGATGGGAACACTGGCCACGGTGCTGGCCGGCAAAAAGGTTCCGACCTTCGGCGACCGCTTCCGCGCGGACGTGGAAGGGGACATCGAGGACGTGGACGGGGTGCTGCGGATCACGCGGATCCGTGTGCGGTACACATTGAAGGCGCCCGCGGGAAAAACGGCGGACGCCCGCGAGGCGATGGGGACGTATCTCACCCGATGCCCGGCGGCGATGAGCGTTCGCGGGTGCATCGCCATCGAGGACACGCTGGACGTTTCGGAACTGGCGGCGTGATGGACAGGGTGCAGGAGATCTTCCGGGGCGACCGGCTGATCCAGGATTTCGGGATGAAGCTCATCGAGGGGCGGGAAGGGTACGCGAAGGTGTCGGTCGTCGTGGAGGACCGGTTCCTGAACGCCCACTCGATCGGCCACGGCGTGCTGCTCTTCGCTGCGGCCGACGCCGCCTTCGCCCTTTCCGTCAACGCGGTCGTCGACGCGGTCGGCGTGCAATGGAGCCTGAACGTCTTCCGGGCGGCGAAGCCGGGCGAGACGGTGATCGGGGAGTCCCGCATCATTCACAAGGGACGCCAATCGATGGTGTGCGAGCTCACCGTGACCGCCGGCGACGGCCGAGTGCTGGCGAAGGGGCAGTCCACCGCGCTGCCGGTATCGCGCGAGGCGTTTGCGGCCGGCAGCGGGAAGAAGGGTGGCTGAGGAGACCTTCCATTCATTTTCCATACATGCTATCGTATTTCCAACATTTCTTGAAAGGTAAAGCGATATGCCGATTTCCACCATTTCCGCAAAAGGGCAGATCACCCTCCCGGCGAAGCTCAGGAAAAAGTTCGGTCTTCGGCCCAACGATCGCGTGGTCGTGGAGTCGACGGGCGAGGGGATCCTGATCCGGAGCGCGGGAGACTTCTTCGAGCTCGAGGGGTTCCTCGGGAAGGGACTGCCGCGGGAGGAAGAGCGGGTGCGGATGATGAAGGGCATTGCCGCTCATCTTCGCGGGAAACGCGGATGAAACGTCTCTTCGTCGATGCCAACGTCTTCCTGCGGTTCTTCACGGGGGACGACCGGTCGCAGCATGGGTCCGCCGAAAAGCTGTTCCGGGAGGCGGCGACGGGGGAGGCCTCCCTTGTGACGGGTCCGCCGGTCCTGTTCGAGATCGCATGGACGCTGCGTTCGGCCTACGACCTCCCGCGGGAGAAGGTCCTTGACGTCCTGTCGCGAATCGCTTCGTTGCCCGGCCTGGAGCTCGCGGACGGGCCCGTCGTGGAGGAGGCGATCTCCGTCGCGAAGACGTCCGGGAAGGAATTCGCCGATTCCTACATCCTCGCCTCGTCGCGTCGCCTCGGCGCCGTCGCCGTCGCCACCTTCAACCGGAAGGATTTCCTGAAGATGGGGGCGACGCTGCACCCGTTTTGAGGATCAGCGGAAAAAGTGGAAAGGGGACCGCTCGGGGCGTCCGGGCGGTAGAGCTTCGGGTCATCAAGGCGAGGTAGTATCCAGCAGAGGAGACGCGCCATGGAATACCCGCGCTTGACCAGGGAAGACCTCGCGTACCTGAAACAGGCGATCGGAGAAGGCCACGTCTCCGCGGGGGAGTCGAACCTCGACCTCCACTCCAGGGACGAGTCTTACCACGAACCCCACCGGCCCGATGTGGTGGTCTGGCCACAGAATACCGGAGACGTCGTGGCCGCCGTGAAGCTCGCCGCCCGGAAAGGGTACGCCGTCACCCCTTGGTGCGCAGGCACGAGCCTCGAAGGCAACCCCATCCCGGTCAAGGGCGGCATCTGCCTCGACTTCACGGAGATGAATCGGATCATCGAGATCCGGGAGAATGACCTCCAGGTCGACGTGGAGGTGGGCGTTCCTTACCGGGAGCTCAACAACCAGCTTCGCCGCCACGGCCTCTTCTTCCCGCCGGATCCCGGAGCCCACGCCTGCATCGGCGGAATGATCGGCAACAACGCCTCCGGGGTGCGCACCGTGGCCTACGGGGCCACTCGGGACTGCATCCTCGCCCTGGAGGCGGTGATGGCTGACGGCGGGGTGATCCGCATGGGCAGCCGGGCCATCAAGAGTTCTTCGGGATACGACCTGCTGCGCCTCATGGTGGGAAGCGAAGGAACGCTGGGAATCGTCACGAAGGCGACGCTTAAGCTGCGGGGTCTTCCCCCGGAATACCTGACTGTCGTGGCCACCTTCCCGACGATCCGCGACGCCTGCGAATCCGTGAGCGAAATCATCCGTTACGGCCTCAACCCCGCGGCGTTGGAGCTCATGGACGCTGCCGTCGTGGCCGAAATCAACCGCGACCAGAAGATGGGCCTCGACGAAAAGCCGATGCTTTTTCTGGAATTCCACAACGTGAACGAGTCGGCCCTTTCGAGCCAGTTCGAAATGGTGGAAGGGCTGTTGCAGGATCGCCGGGCTCTCAGGATCGAGCGTGGAATCGGAGCCGACGAACGCGCCCGCCTGTGGGAAGTGCGCCACGGGGCGCTGGAATCGATCAAGCGGAACCATCCCGGCCATTCGGTGCTATTGGTCGACACCTGCGTGCCGATCAGCCGCTACTCCGAGATGGTGGATATGGCAAAAGAGGCCGTGGAGCGGGAAGGCGCCGCCGGTTTCTTCTGGGGTCACGCCGGCGACGGGAATCTCCACCTTGGACTGATGTACCCCCCTGCGGACGCGACCGCCAGGGAAGCCGTCGATCGGGTCAACCGGGCCGTGGTGGAGCACAGTATCGCGGTGGGCGGAAGCTGCACCGGCGAGCACGGGGAAACCCTCAAGTACATGCGGCGCATCAAGACGGCGCTGGATCCGAAGGGGATCCTGAACCCCGGAAAGATGCTGCCCGACGAAGTGCTTCAATGTACGGGTGCGCCTGATCGGTCTCCCGGCGATCAGGCTTTCCGCTTCACGAACCGCCAGGAGGGTTCTTCGTGACGCGCTGCGGTGCGAGCGCCTTGAGCCAGTACGATTCCATCATCCGGGCGAGCCGTGGAAAGGGCGCCTGGATCAGGTCGAGCATCTTGAGGCGGGTGGTGCCGTAGAACGATCCGCGCAGCATCTCGGCCGTTTCGCGGACGGGGAAAGGGAGATGGAGCGTCCCGTCGGTCTTCCCCCGGGCGAGGATCAGGGAGAAGAGTTCCGTGATCCGGTCGAGTTTACCCCGCTGCGGGGACCGGCTGGCGAAGTGTTCGACCGTCAGGTGGACCGGAAAGTCGCGGAGGAGGATGAGGTACTGCTCCTTGCGCAGGGAGACGTAGCCGAAATGGAACCGGGCGAAGGCGGAGAGGGTCTCGTGCCCTGTCGTTTCCCGCGCGAGAAGCGTCTCGATCCCGGCGAGGTACCCTGCCATCGTCTCGTCGAACAGGGTGAGGAAGATCCCGTCCTTGCTTCCGAAGTGGTGGTAGAGCGTCCCCTCGGCGACCCCCGCCTCGCGCGCGATCTCCGCGGTCGTGGTCTGGCTGTACCCCTTCTCCGCGAAGAGGCGGGACGCGGTGGCGAGGATCGCCCGGCTCCTGGTGGTGTCCGACATGCGCCTCCTCAGTGCCCCGAATTCGGGGCCGCCTGGTGCGCCGGCCGGCGAAGCAGGAACAGGAGCGGCAGGACGCACGCCATCATCAGCGACAGGATGTAGAACGCGTCGTTGAATCCCATCATCGTCGCCTGCCGGACCAGCTCCCCGTAGATCCTGCCGAGCGTCGTGTTCCCCGCCATCGCCTCGGGCACGCCGCGGGACGGCAGCAGCGCCTGCCCCTTCG includes:
- a CDS encoding PIN domain-containing protein: MKRLFVDANVFLRFFTGDDRSQHGSAEKLFREAATGEASLVTGPPVLFEIAWTLRSAYDLPREKVLDVLSRIASLPGLELADGPVVEEAISVAKTSGKEFADSYILASSRRLGAVAVATFNRKDFLKMGATLHPF
- a CDS encoding extracellular solute-binding protein yields the protein MAKRSLLTRRDFIKAAGIGAVAMGVAPTIFVPRQAHGASKELKILVWSHFVPRFDKEWYDGYVQKWGAANGVKVTVDHINLAEIPSRTAAEISAGQGHDLIEWIAPPSQFEPSVLNLGDVVKEAEKRFGKQHPLARRSSYNPNSKKFYSFCPGWTIDPGCYRKSLWEKAGKGSGPESWEDLITYGGKIKKDQGIQLGIGLSQELDSNMAARGLLWSYDTSIQDAKENVVLNNPKTVEAASYMARLFKEAMTPEVFAWTAVSNNQALIAGRASYILNSISAYRSAQQQVPEIAKDIYFTPALKGPRGTRFNSEHVIYCYVVPKYSKNVDSAKKFLLDLVGNYDQAMYASELYNSPAFFDAPIPSGDRGYPAVKGAKNLRDLHNVWFSDDPFALPGEDKGKLAVLKDAEKWSTNLGHPGPANPAEGEVFATFVLPNMMANAARGMKAEMAVEQATLLTKTIFAKWRKKGLIGGKA
- a CDS encoding PaaI family thioesterase; protein product: MDRVQEIFRGDRLIQDFGMKLIEGREGYAKVSVVVEDRFLNAHSIGHGVLLFAAADAAFALSVNAVVDAVGVQWSLNVFRAAKPGETVIGESRIIHKGRQSMVCELTVTAGDGRVLAKGQSTALPVSREAFAAGSGKKGG
- the draG gene encoding ADP-ribosyl-[dinitrogen reductase] hydrolase; amino-acid sequence: MSAGRKSPPGAAGIVDRARATLFGVAVGDALGATTEFMTPAQIRNRYGVLREIVGGGWLTLSPGQVTDDTEMTLCVARGIVGSGRWDLGPIADRFAHWLSGNPADVGATCRRGIEEYMEKGRLEAPPDEKGAGNGAAMRVAPVALYTLGDEKLLSRLAVEQAHITHHHPLSDAACVSVGTMIQRGLLGAPPRDLRAEAEELAARHPEFRIEGYDGKSSGYVVDTLRTVFDAFFSTDNFEDCVVKTVNRGGDADTTGSIAGAIAGARYGVDAIPRRWLQALDPNLREELSALAEELVRKSPLFAEP
- a CDS encoding ABC transporter ATP-binding protein — encoded protein: MGCVEIRGISKLFGNVRAVDHVDLATNEGEFLVLLGPSGCGKTTLLRMIAGIEEPTEGDLVIDGRVVTHLPPRMRDIAMVFQSYALYPHMTVYKNIAFPLRARGVGKEAARKKVEWAAGMFKIGRLLDRKPRELSGGERQRVALARAMVREPSVFLLDEPLSNLDALLRTSAREELRQFQRRVGVTTIYVTHDQVEAMGLGDRIVVMNQGKIRQIGTPMEIYLWPADTFVATFVGSPPMNLLEQGDTLLGFRPETFMPADAVEGSEGVVTYPFEVTYLEYLGAERLVYGTVGEKSHARHVVSRLPGSLILPMEAGKTYPFAVALRDLRRFDKKSGLFKEGGPS
- a CDS encoding TetR/AcrR family transcriptional regulator; protein product: MSDTTRSRAILATASRLFAEKGYSQTTTAEIAREAGVAEGTLYHHFGSKDGIFLTLFDETMAGYLAGIETLLARETTGHETLSAFARFHFGYVSLRKEQYLILLRDFPVHLTVEHFASRSPQRGKLDRITELFSLILARGKTDGTLHLPFPVRETAEMLRGSFYGTTRLKMLDLIQAPFPRLARMMESYWLKALAPQRVTKNPPGGS
- a CDS encoding sugar ABC transporter permease translates to MSGQSVSNPAVDGARAGILDREGALAKLMIAPAILYIVAMIGVPFVLAVLYSLSDATTGDPSIKLVGLRNFGAALKDPVFRLSLWNTVVFTLLSQCIVVLLSRMLATALLKKFRGKWLVRFLIMLPWTAPISLGTIGWLWMLDSIFSPIDWVLRYVGLLGVPGALLGAGTNLYYLGIPGLAMSSIILVDVWRILPLATVIQLAGLSSIPKDLLEAAEVDGASPWRRTLMITIPLTLPIMSIAFLFGVVFTFTDLVVVYVLTRGGPVHTTQVLSSWTFFKGIEGGDLAQGAAISLFMFPVLAAVAILILRMARRTEVV
- a CDS encoding NAD(+)--dinitrogen-reductase ADP-D-ribosyltransferase — protein: MPIEIQGVRRSHRSLFARLDRLEDPKARARAFREYMALVFQVGKWRKESSPLGRRSLRNSYLRFLRGWMQDASSAEGAVLKGWVESRFGLPPTFHAGPITDLHAPAYVLYLVERMRESARSNAVESQFDLLYEFVQHELRRRHPGISVFTLYRGVRDLAEQHVLEDRGRNRLLVRMNNLNSFTSRLEHAWQFGSRVLEAAVPASKIFFRSDLLPGILPRGEEESLVIGGEYEVTVRLY
- a CDS encoding FAD-binding oxidoreductase, which translates into the protein MEYPRLTREDLAYLKQAIGEGHVSAGESNLDLHSRDESYHEPHRPDVVVWPQNTGDVVAAVKLAARKGYAVTPWCAGTSLEGNPIPVKGGICLDFTEMNRIIEIRENDLQVDVEVGVPYRELNNQLRRHGLFFPPDPGAHACIGGMIGNNASGVRTVAYGATRDCILALEAVMADGGVIRMGSRAIKSSSGYDLLRLMVGSEGTLGIVTKATLKLRGLPPEYLTVVATFPTIRDACESVSEIIRYGLNPAALELMDAAVVAEINRDQKMGLDEKPMLFLEFHNVNESALSSQFEMVEGLLQDRRALRIERGIGADERARLWEVRHGALESIKRNHPGHSVLLVDTCVPISRYSEMVDMAKEAVEREGAAGFFWGHAGDGNLHLGLMYPPADATAREAVDRVNRAVVEHSIAVGGSCTGEHGETLKYMRRIKTALDPKGILNPGKMLPDEVLQCTGAPDRSPGDQAFRFTNRQEGSS
- a CDS encoding AbrB/MazE/SpoVT family DNA-binding domain-containing protein encodes the protein MPISTISAKGQITLPAKLRKKFGLRPNDRVVVESTGEGILIRSAGDFFELEGFLGKGLPREEERVRMMKGIAAHLRGKRG
- a CDS encoding OsmC family protein, whose protein sequence is MMGTLATVLAGKKVPTFGDRFRADVEGDIEDVDGVLRITRIRVRYTLKAPAGKTADAREAMGTYLTRCPAAMSVRGCIAIEDTLDVSELAA
- a CDS encoding carbohydrate ABC transporter permease, producing MANVRKLAGRGGLYALLASFAFFGAFPFYWMVIATFKTDHDLFSPLNNPFLFNEAPTLDHLKLLIFDTHFLQYLQNTLWVGLAVVVITLVVAVPAAYSLARWARGWGEMLGIGIFLTYLVPPTILFIPLARFTSFLGLQESLWSLILVYPTFTIPFCTWLLMGFFKTIPKDIEEQAMIDGLSRFGAMSKVILPLSISGILTVVVFAFTLSMHEFIYALTFISVSVKKTVSIGVPTELVRGDVFQWGSLMAGALIASLPVAVVYTFFLDRFVAGFTMGAVK